From the Pseudomonadota bacterium genome, one window contains:
- the cysM gene encoding cysteine synthase CysM — protein sequence MSYKTLDDLVGNTPLVRLKRMPGQTTNFVLGKLEGNNPAGSVKDRAALSMIMKAEEAGRIKPGDTLIEATSGNTGIALAMVAAMQGYKMVLVMPENLSIERRQTMAAFGAKFILTPQPQGMEGARDIAEDMQARGEGVILDQFSNTDNPLAHYENTGREIWEQTDGRITHFVSSMGTTGTIMGVSRYLKTKNPKIQIIGCQPTDGSQIPGIRKWPEAYLPKIFDPKRVDRVIEVSQTDAEETTRRMAKEEGIFAGISAGGAMWVALQLCGTLENATIVSIVCDRGDRYLSMGVFPA from the coding sequence ATGTCCTATAAAACACTTGATGATTTAGTTGGTAATACGCCTTTAGTACGTTTAAAACGAATGCCGGGACAGACTACTAACTTCGTTTTAGGAAAGCTGGAGGGCAATAATCCAGCAGGATCAGTAAAAGATCGTGCTGCGTTGTCGATGATCATGAAAGCTGAAGAAGCTGGACGTATTAAACCGGGAGATACGCTTATCGAAGCCACTTCTGGTAATACCGGTATTGCTCTGGCAATGGTGGCGGCAATGCAGGGGTATAAGATGGTTTTGGTGATGCCAGAAAACTTGTCGATCGAGAGAAGACAGACGATGGCTGCTTTTGGCGCAAAATTCATACTGACACCGCAACCTCAAGGTATGGAGGGTGCAAGAGATATCGCTGAAGATATGCAAGCACGTGGAGAGGGCGTTATTCTTGATCAGTTTTCTAATACCGATAATCCGCTAGCCCACTACGAGAATACAGGACGAGAAATTTGGGAGCAGACAGACGGGCGCATCACTCATTTTGTTTCAAGTATGGGCACTACAGGTACGATCATGGGTGTGTCTCGCTATCTAAAGACGAAAAACCCGAAGATTCAAATTATCGGTTGCCAACCCACGGATGGGTCTCAAATACCAGGAATCAGAAAGTGGCCGGAGGCTTATTTGCCGAAAATTTTTGATCCTAAACGGGTTGATCGAGTAATCGAGGTGTCACAGACGGACGCGGAGGAGACGACACGTCGAATGGCAAAAGAAGAGGGAATATTCGCTGGGATCTCGGCTGGTGGTGCGATGTGGGTTGCTTTGCAGTTATGCGGGACCCTTGAAAATGCAACGATCGTCTCTATTGTTTGTGACAGGGGAGACCGTTATCTGTCTATGGGTGTTTTTCCCGCTTAG